From one Catharus ustulatus isolate bCatUst1 chromosome 1, bCatUst1.pri.v2, whole genome shotgun sequence genomic stretch:
- the FIGNL1 gene encoding fidgetin-like protein 1, with product MEAPTPSALHLSDWQESYFAVTSGTCTPGQKADGYRAKILRIQYAWANSEISQVCAANLFKKYAEKYSAIIDSGNTETGLNNYAENILTLAKCQQSDSDKWQSALTTDNVFELKCVQERMQADKIFQSSQMAPTDANVRADKGVSASAAPALPKLDVFSSTRETELSAGSAKCSSQGPDLPGHPSSSKSLQSSVPPVARISDTLPAASASLSKQVHPCFQATPLFGSKEAANSSSLKMSDNCCDGQNLTLFNQSAVPAWSANSGKRKAFYGLADEGSTAIPSLAPCQASISTETNGFSGQRNRNEESSAPGFKTAKEQLWMDQQKKCQNQRVPVSSYGGVKKSLGAGRSRGPFGKFVPPVPRQDGSENGGAQCKPHVGESADPLLPVDERLKNIEPKMIELIMHEIMDHGPPVSWDDIAGVEFAKATIKEIVVWPMLRPDIFTGLRGPPKGILLFGPPGTGKTLIGKCIACQSGATFFSISASSLTSKWVGEGEKMVRALFAVARCQQPAVIFIDEIDSLLSQRGEGEHESSRRIKTEFLVQLDGATTSSEDRILVVGATNRPQEIDEAARRRLVKRLYIPLPEASARKQIVTRLMAKEHCSLSEEEIKLIVQKSDGFSGADMTQLCREASLGPIRSLQSVDIATITPDQVRPISFLDFESALRTVRPSVSPKDLELYETWNQTFGCGR from the coding sequence ATGGAGGCCCCCACCCCCAGTGCATTGCACCTGAGTGACTGGCAGGAAAGTTACTTTGCTGTCACCTCTGGCACCTGCACACCCGGGCAGAAGGCAGATGGATACCGTGCCAAGATCCTGCGTATTCAGTATGCATGGGCAAACTCCGAGATCTCCCAGGTCTGTGCTGCCAACCTGTTCAAGAAGTACGCAGAGAAATACTCTGCGATTATTGACTCTGGCAACACAGAGACTGGCTTGAATAACTatgcagaaaacattttgacTTTGGCAAAATGTCAGCAAAGTGACAGTGACAAGTGGCAATCTGCCTTGACAACAGATAACGTGTTTGAATTAAAGTGTGTGCAAGAGAGGATGCAGGCTGACAAAATTTTCCAGAGCTCTCAGATGGCACCGACAGATGCCAATGTACGAGCTGATAAAGGGGTcagtgcctctgctgctccagctcttcctAAACTCGATGTCTTCAGTAGTACCAGGGAGactgagctcagtgctggctCAGCAAAATGTTCAAGTCAGGGACCAGATCTTCCTGGGCATCCCTCATCTTCCAAGTCACTTCAAAGCAGTGTGCCTCCTGTGGCCAGAATTTCAGACACACTTCCCGCTGCTTCAGCCTCCTTAAGCAAACAGGTTCATCCCTGTTTCCAGGCAACTCCACTCTTTGGGAGTAAAGAAGCCGCTAATAGTAGTTCTCTGAAAATGTCAGATAACTGTTGTGATGGACAAAATTTGACTCTTTTCAATCAGTCAGCTGTACCTGCCTGGTCTGCAAattctgggaaaagaaaagcattctATGGTCTGGCTGATGAGGGCAGCACAGCTATTCCTAGCCTTGCTCCATGTCAGGCTTCCATTTCTACAGAAACTAATGGTTTTTCAGggcaaagaaacagaaatgaagagAGCAGTGCTCCTGGGTTTAAAACTGCAAAGGAACAGCTGTGGATGGATCAGCAAAAGAAATGTCAAAACCAGCGTGTACCAGTCTCATCATACGGAGGtgtaaaaaaatccctgggCGCAGGCAGGTCTCGAGGTCCATTCGGCAAGTTTGTGCCTCCAGTTCCAAGACAAGATGGAAGTGAAAATGGAGGAGCACAGTGTAAACCTCATGTCGGGGAATCGGCAGACCCATTGCTGCCTGTGGATGAGCGGCTGAAGAACATAGAACCAAAAATGATTGAGCTTATCATGCACGAGATCATGGACCACGGGCCTCCGGTCAGCTGGGATGACATTGCTGGAGTTGAGTTTGCCAAAGCTACTATAAAAGAAATAGTGGTGTGGCCCATGCTGAGACCAGACATCTTCACCGGCTTACGTGGTCCTCCTAAAGGAATTCTTCTCTTTGGCCCCCCTGGGACTGGCAAGACCCTCATAGGCAAGTGCATCGCGTGCCAGTCGGGAGCAACTTTTTTTAGCATCAGTGCCTCCTCTCTGACTTCCAAGTGGGTGGGTGAGGGGGAGAAGATGGTGCGTGCGCTGTTCGCTGTGGCACGGTgtcagcagccagcagtgatTTTCATCGATGAGATCgattccctgctgtcccagcgCGGAGAGGGGGAGCACGAGTCATCCAGGagaataaaaactgaatttctggTGCAGTTAGATGGGGCCACAACGTCCTCTGAAGATCGTATCCTAGTGGTTGGAGCAACAAATCGACCCCAGGAAATTGATGAAGCTGCCCGAAGGAGGCTGGTGAAGAGACTGTACATCCCTCTCCCAGAAGCCTCTGCCAGGAAGCAGATTGTCACCCGGCTGATGGCAAAGGAGCATTGCTCTCTAAGTGAAGAGGAAATCAAACTCATAGTCCAGAAATCCGATGGGTTTTCTGGGGCAGACATGACACAGCTCTGTCGGGAAGCTTCCCTGGGCCCTATCCGCAGTCTGCAGTCCGTGGACATTGCAACCATCACGCCGGACCAGGTGCGGCCCATCTCTTTCCTGGACTTTGAGAGCGCCCTGAGAACGGTGCGGCCCAGCGTGTCCCCCAAGGACCTGGAGCTCTATGAAACCTGGAACCAGACGTTTGGCTGCGGCAGATGA